AAAGCATCACTTGTTTCAGCTCCTGTGGGAGGTGTTGTCTCAACTTTATCAGCTGGAGATATATTTAACTCGGTGTGGGGAGACACCTCTCCTTTTCCACTCTTGTCGGATCCAGAAGACGCTACAACTATCATAGCTTCAGGTTGACCTTGCTCCTGAGCTACTTGGCATTCCTTCGGTGCGTTGTCCACTGGGCAGTTCTCTGTAGCTCGCTGAACATCCGTTGTGGGAAAGGAAGCAGTAGGAACTGGGACAAATGGAAAAGCCATGGGGGGAGCAAAAAGAGGGAGAAGACCTTGTGTTGCCCACCATGCCGAAGCCGCAGCAACTGTAGCTGCTACCACAGAAGCCATGCTTGGAGGAGAACCAATATGTCTTCCTTGAGCATTCTCAGCAAAAACTTCTTGATTTGGACCAACAGGAATGTTGCTGTCTGCTGCTGGCCAGTATGATGCTGCAAGCCTTGCGGCTGCATGTACTGTGGGGTTTGATAACAAcgtggaaacgagcatgttggaGAAGGTGGATGACATATTAAGAGAAGACCTGTAGGCATCTTGGTTGCAATGGCATTGCATCGTTGGTGCAAAGCCTGCATAGTTGTGGGGAAAGGACTGTGCTGTGGAGCTGCTGCCAATTTTTGGATCCACCGGAAGTGTTGGATGGATGCAGTCCATGCTTCCATTAGCTCCTCCCACTCGATCACTTGTTTGATCAGGATGACTTCCTTCAGTTCCAGGGTCTGGAGCGCCAGTTGCCCCAGTCTTATTCATTTGGTAGAGTGGGGCACTTGCAGCATGTTGACCCATGTATGTTGTCTCCACAGTATTTGGCTTCAATTGCATGTGTTTCATTGAGTTATCCAAACAATCTTCATGAGAACCGTCATAATTAGAACTGATGTGGACTCTGTTGTTCCTCTCCATTTCCTGGTCATTAATATCTTTTACATCCTTCCCCACATCAATGGAAGTAGATTTCCTTTCCATGGTTGCAATATCTTTGTTTTCTGTTTTAGTCGGTTCAATTCCCCCAGAGACACCATGATTTGAAGAGCTCTTATTAGAGGAAGAAAATGAGGCAGATGGTGCTTCTCGAAAGATATTAATAACTTCTGAGCAACTGCCGTTTTCAGACAACTCCTTCCTTTGAAGTTTCTGAATGCAGGTGAGCTTCATGTTAAAGAAAAACAAGTATATCAATACATACATCAAGGATATCATAGACAGAACTAAAACCAAAGCATATAAATACCGCAATGGTATTTACCTGAAGAGTTCCATTGCTCGCCATTTCTACATTGCTATTGCTCAAGCTTACACTTGATTTTGGAACTTCTCTGGTGGGTGTTTCAGAACTGAGACAACCTTTTCGAGGATATGGACAGTTAGGTTTTCTTTTAGGCCGTGGTGGAGGTATGTCTATATCATGAGCTTGTCCCGGAGAAGTACCATTATTGATAGCTTCCTTTTCCAACTGCAATTTCCCAATTAGTTAGATACAGACAGATAGTGGTGATAAACTAGAATTGGGAAATTGAACTGTCTATTATTGCATACAACTGTTACGGTTACTAGGTTTCCTAGTGTCCAAAAAGCTATAACCTTTGTACTGATCAGATTTTTGCCCCATTTCACAAACTCAAACCAATCAGGAATCGGTTGTAAAATGCATGAGATTTCGCAGGGAAAGGATCATCACAATGGCAAGTTTCTTTACAGATGAGTTCCTTTAGAATAATATGAGGAGGCACTGTCTTGTGAAAGAACAATGTGCGAAAGAGGCAAACTCAGAAAGTATAAGACATGAGAAATTTTATGCTAATTAGCCAAGTTACAAATTCATTGATGCTCACATAAGCTTATCTGTATGTTGTGAAGAATCATCAGGGTTATAATCATATAAGATGGTCCGCTATGGAGGTTGAAACCATAGAAAACATGTCATGATGCATGGTGCAACAGATCTTCTGAGATCAATACTACAGAAAACAATGTGCACATGTTCCTTACTGGCGATCTCGTTAGTTATAAGGACCTAGTGTCACCCAACTAATCATCTTTCAGTTATTTTTTCTTGCTAACATCTTGATTTTTTTTATCAGAATCATCAGCTTGCTCTTGAGATACTAACATTATTTAATTTAAACAATTTTACCAACAAGAATCAGAATGTAACTGAAAGGCATGGCAAATTCTAGTCAGGACATATTTTAAATAGTTTTCGTTGAT
This genomic interval from Triticum urartu cultivar G1812 unplaced genomic scaffold, Tu2.1 TuUngrouped_contig_6600, whole genome shotgun sequence contains the following:
- the LOC125530848 gene encoding protein LHY; amino-acid sequence: MEINSSGEETVIKVRKPYTITKQRERWTEAEHKRFLEALKLYGRAWQRIEEHVGTKTAVQIRSHAQKFFTKLEKEAINNGTSPGQAHDIDIPPPRPKRKPNCPYPRKGCLSSETPTREVPKSSVSLSNSNVEMASNGTLQLTCIQKLQRKELSENGSCSEVINIFREAPSASFSSSNKSSSNHGVSGGIEPTKTENKDIATMERKSTSIDVGKDVKDINDQEMERNNRVHISSNYDGSHEDCLDNSMKHMQLKPNTVETTYMGQHAASAPLYQMNKTGATGAPDPGTEGSHPDQTSDRVGGANGSMDCIHPTLPVDPKIGSSSTAQSFPHNYAGFAPTMQCHCNQDAYRSSLNMSSTFSNMLVSTLLSNPTVHAAARLAASYWPAADSNIPVGPNQEVFAENAQGRHIGSPPSMASVVAATVAAASAWWATQGLLPLFAPPMAFPFVPVPTASFPTTDVQRATENCPVDNAPKECQVAQEQGQPEAMIVVASSGSDKSGKGEVSPHTELNISPADKVETTPPTGAETSDAFGNKKKQDRSSCGSNTPSSSDVEAEHVPENQDQANDKTQQACCSNSSAGDMNHRRFRNISSTNDSWKEVSEEGRMAFDKLFSRGKLPQSFSPPQAEGLKVLPRGEQDEATTVTVDLNKSAAVMDHELDTLVGPRATFPIELSHLNMKSRRTGFKPYKRCSVEAKENRVPAADEVGTKRIRLDSEPST